Part of the Rhodothermales bacterium genome is shown below.
ACGCCCTGCCCCTCGTCCACCGAAAACGCGAGGAGCTGGCCGGCGGTCTGAGCGGAGATGATCGTCTCGATCGCCCGGAAGTTGCCGTAGGCGTCGGAGGCCGGCTCGCCGTTGCCGCAGCCGGCGGCGGCCGCCGCGAGCGCGAGGAAGAGGATGCGTGTTGTCATAAGAGGGCGTACAAATTTTTTGTACGGACACGCCATGGCGTGTCCGTACGGTCCGTCATTCCCCGGTCGCGAGGGCCGTGGCGTAGTCGATTCGGCTCTTGAGCAGTTGGAGGGCGTGGAGATCGCGCGTGAGCCGGGCCTGCTGCTCGGCGTTCCGTTCGATCAAGAAATCCGTCGCCGTGAGCACCCCGTTGTCGAGCTGGCTCGCAGCGGCTTCGGTAATGCGGGCTCGGAGCATGATGATCTCCTCGTCCTGCACGAGGAGCGCTTCGAGGCGTTCGATGGCCTGGCCGTGTTCGACGGCGGCGAGGTCCAGCTGCCGGGTAAAGACCTCTTCGCGGGCGGCGACGACGTCTTGCTGGAGTGTCAGCGCCTCGCGGTCGCGCTGGCTGACGCGCCAGTCCCAGAATCCCCACTGGACGCGGAGGCCGAACGAATAAAACGGTTGGAAGCGATCGTCGAACAGGTCGAGCCCGGCGGGCCGGCCGTAGGCGGCCTCCGCGAAGCTGACCACCCGGGGGCGCGTCTTGAGGCCGGCGAGGGCCTGCTGGGAGGCGAGGAGGTCCGTCTGCAGTGCAAATGCCGCGTATTCGGGCCGCGCGCGTTGATTTTCGAATGCCGCGTCGGGCGCTTCGGGCCATGCCAGGGGGCCGTCGGCCGGTTGCCCGATCAGTTCGGACAGGACGGCCAGGGCGGTTTTACTGGCCGATTCCGCCTCGGCGACCTGTTGATCCACCCGCAGCCGCTCTACGGCCATCACATCGGCATTGCCGGGCGTGACCAGGCCGGCGCGCACCTGCGCCTCGAGCCGGCGATGCCGGGAGGCGAGGTCTTCGGCGAACGTCTGGAGCGACGCCAGCCGGGTTTCGGCCGCGAGCGCCCCGAAGTAGGCCACGTTCACTTGGTCACGCACCCGGTAGAGATCCACCGCCACCTCTTGCTGCGCCGCGTCTCGCTGTAGCCGTTCAAGCGCCTGCTGGCGACGAACGACCCCGCCGTCGTACACCAGTTGGTCCACACTCAGCGACACCCGGTACTGGTCGTGGCTGATGGTGGGCCCCGACGCCCCGGGGAGGGTGATGGGGAAGGAGGGGATGGCCGACTGGTAGGTGGCCTGGCTTTGGAGCGACAGGGTGGGGAGGAACCGGGCATCGAGGTTATCGAGCCGAAGCGCCGCGATCTCGTCGTGGAGCGCGAACTCCTGCCGACGAGGATGGTGCGCTTCAGCCAGCCGGTAACAGGTATCGAGGCGGATCGTATCCGCGGGGGCGATCGCCCAGAGAGCGAGGAGGAGTGCGATCATGGTGTGAGGGCATCCAGGAAGAAGCGGACGACGACTTCCTTGCGTTGCTGGAGGAAAGCGTGATAGGCCGTGTCGTCCATGCCTGTGACGGTCTGAACCATCGGCCGGGCGACGAAGGGGAAGACGCAGAGCGCCATGAGGTTGGCGACAAAGTGCGCCGGCGCGATCGGGCGGATCTGGCCGGCGGCGACGGCCTCCTCAATCTGTGCGGCGAGGATGGCGAAAAGGCCGTTTGTATGCCCACTCATGAACGTGCGGAGCCGATCCGGATTCCGGCGCAGCTCCTCGACCACAAAACCCGGCACGTGAGGGTTGACGAGCACCTGGTCGATGTACGTATGGACGAAGCGTTCAACCTTCTCGCGGAGCGGGAGGGGGCTGCCCAGCACTTCCAGCACCGGAACCATGACATGCCGCACCGCCCGGCTGAAGACCGCCTCGAAGAGCCTGTCCTTCGTCCGATAATAATAATGGAGCAGGGACTGATTGAGCCCCGCCCGTCGCGCGATTTCCTGCATCCGTGCACCGCTGAAGCCCTTCTCGTGGAATTCAGCCGTCGCCGCCGCGAGTACGCGCGCTTCCGTTTCCTGAGGATTATCCATCGTCCTTGCCTGGTTGCCCCGGCATACTACGGGGTTTGGCAAAAATATTCAACTGTTTAGTTAAATTTTTTTACCGGTACTATTTTCTACCCCTTGAACCTGAAACCTTGAACCTGAAACCGATTCACAGAAGCACCTGCTTACCGATTGAGCCAAAGACGCATCCGTGTTGATCTGAACCGGTTTCTCCCGGCTTGGGGGGCATTGTATCATGGAGTCGTTCGGGGTGGCGCATGCACGTGGCCCCACGATCAATTCTGCGAGACCGGTCTCCTTTTTTACGGAGACCCTACCGCCTGCAAGGATCTTAACGATGCAAGGAACAGCGAATCCGAGCCACGACCGCTTGAGCGGTATACCCCTGCACCTACGCCCCATCGTTCGTTCGCCCTGGAGCCGGCCCACGCCGGATGCCGTGGCGGATTGTGGTTAGATCTGACGCAGGAATATCCAACCGGTCTATTTATTGCGCCTTGAGGCGCCGATACCTCAGAGACCTACAGCTAGCCAGTACTATTTGTGATGAATCGTCACAACGGATCGATAGATGCGGCCCTCGACGTGGCTGCGCAGCAACAACCCATGACAGTTCGAGCGGAGCAGGGCGTGCGTAAGCAGGGCCCCGTGACTCATCAACGCATGATCGACTGGTTGATCGGGGCTCCCGTGCGGAACACCGATCCCTCAACGAAGCGTTTCGGATCGTTCAACCATGGTGTCCATGAAAAAACCGGCCGCGTCCCGGGCCAGTACACGGAAATAACGGGATATGGAGTGAGCGTGCTCGCCCACCTGTATCGCTGGCGCGGTGAACAGCGGTATCTCGACGCCGCCCGCGAGGCGGCGCGGTTTCTGATGCGGATTCAGCTTCCTTCGGGGGCCTATCCGCACTGCCCGGATCCCGAAGGGTCGTGCGCGGAGGGCGAGCAGTATACGTTCGACACGTCCATGTGCACGATGGGGATGATGGACCTGTATCGGGCAGACCCGGACGAGGCTTATCTGGACAGCGCACGTCGCGCCGGCAAGTGGCTGCTGTCCATGCAACGCCCGGACGGCGCCTTCCTTGCCAAGTTCATCCCGAAGACAGGGGCGGCCAACACCGGCAATTTCTTTGGCGACGGCAGTTGCATCCATGTCAAAAACGCAATGCCGCTCCTCAAAATCGCCGACGTGACCGGCGAGCAGGAGTTCATCGAAGCCGCGCGGCGGGTGTGCGATTACACCCTCGGCCTGCAGGCGTCCGACGGCCTCTTCTGGGCGATGCCGACGCGGGATTTTGTGTTCACGCACGCCCATTGCTACGCCTGCGAGGGCTTCCTGTCGGCCGGCGCCTATACCGGCGACGACCGCTACACCCAGGCCGCGCTGAAGGGCATCCGCTGGCTCCAGCAGAACCAGAACGGCGACGGATCGGTCTACCAGGTTTATGCCGACCGCCGGGGCATGAAGCACCAGGTGCGCCGCGCCGTCGACGCCTTCAAGGCGGCCGACGCGACGTCGCAGACGGCGCGCCTGACGCATCTGGCCGGCGCCGGCTTCGAGGCCAACCATCGCCGCGCGATCTCCTTCATCGAATCCCAGATGTGGAGCCCGTCGGGTGGCCTGTATTACACCAAGGGCCGTTTCCGGACGAACAAGATGATGTTTGCCTGGCCGGCCATGTTTGCCATCGAGGCCTTCGAATTCCCCCGTAACGAAGTATCCGCGAAGGATCTTTTCTAGGGCGATATGGAGCAGAAACGCATCAAGGTCGTCGTGATGTTTGGCACGCGGCCCGAGGCCATCAAAATGGCCCCGCTTATCCCCGAACTCGCCCGTCATCCCCATATATTCGAGCCGATCGTCGTCTCCACCGGCCAGCATCGCGAGATGCTCGCCCAGGTGTTGTCGCTGTTCGAGATAACGCCGCACCACGACCTGGACGTGATGGTGCCGAATCAGACCCTCGCCGGCCTGACCTCGCGCCTCATCCACAAACTCGACGCCCTGTTCACGGAGATCAAGCCGGATGTCGTGCTGGTGCATGGGGATACGACCACGGCGCTCGCCGGCGGCCTGGCGGCCTACTACCACCAGATCCCGATCGGCCACGTCGAAGCCGGCCTGCGGACGTACGACAAGTACTCGCCGTTCCCGGAGGAGATGAACCGGCACCTGGTGGACACCCTCGCCACGTTCCACTTCGCGCCGACGCAGACTTCGGCCGACCATCTGCACAGCGAGGGCGTGCCCGACACGTACATCCGCATCACCGGCAACACGGTGATCGACGCGCTGCAGACGGTTGTCAAAAAACCGTGTACGTTGCCGATCGAGCTGGACTGGGCGAACCGCCGCATGATCCTTGTGACGGCGCACCGGCGCGAGAGCTTCGGCGAGCCGCTGGAGAACATCTGCCAGGCGCTCCGCGACATCACCGAAAAGTACCCGGACGTCGAGATCGTCTACCCCGTTCACTACAACCCCAACGTGCGGCGCACCGTCTACGCGAAGCTCGAGGGCGTACCTAGGATCCACCTGATCGACCCGCTCGATTACCTGGAGTTCTCCCACATGATGGCGAAAAGCTACCTGATCCTCACCGATTCGGGCGGCATCCAGGAGGAGGCGCCGGCGCTCGGCGTGCCCGTCCTGGTCCTGCGCGACGTCACCGAGCGCCCCGAGGCCGTCGAAGCCGGCACTGTCCGCGTCGTCGGCACCGACACCGCGACCATCGTGGCGCATGTCGACGACCTGATGCGGCCGGCCGCCCACCGCGCCATGTCCCAGGCCATCAACCCCTACGGCGACGGGCTCGCTTCGAGCCGAATAGTTTCCATACTCAAAGAGGCTTTTGCACATGAACCTGCTCTGGATCCCACACAGCCCGTCTGAGCCTGGTGCGCATCGCCGCGATCAATACTTTATCCGCATCCTCCGGGAGCGGCACAAGATTTATACGCTGACATGGCAGACCTGGAAAGGCGGGGACCGCTTCAAGGCCGTCCTGGCCGGCCTGCGGTTCTACCCGCTGACCATCGACGGCCTGGACGCCTTCCACGTCCGCCGCATCCCGGATTTTCTCCGGCCCTTCCGGAAGCACTACAAAAACGTCGGCATCAACCAGCACTTTTTTCACCAGGACATTCGCCGCATCGTGCGCGAATGTAACATCGACATGGTGATCGCCGGCCCGACCAGCTTCATGACGGGTTACCCGCCCTTCGATCTGGACGTGCCGCTGGTGTTCGACTACCTGGATTGCGCGGACTGGGAGGCCAAGCCGGACCATCCCGAGAAGGTGTACATGCGGGAGTCGGACGCCATCCTCTGCGTCTCCAGCATCGCCAAGGAGCGCGCCGAGCAGTTTAACAAGCCGAGCCTGTACCTCCCGAACGGCGCCGACATCCAGCGGATGCGGTCCGCGAAGGGCGATGCCGTCCGCGCGAAATACGGGCTTGAGAACGCGAACGTGGTGAGCCTGATCGGCCTCACGTGCAGCCCACGGCTGTACTTCCTGGAGTCGGTGCTGCACGCCAAGAAACAGATGCCGAACCTGAAGTGCATGCTCGTGGGGCATTCGCCGGCCATCGAAGCCGCCCTGGCGAAGATCCCGAACGCGGCGGACACCTTCATCTTCACCGGCCCCGTGCCGTACGCCGAGATCGCCTCGTACTTCGCGGCTACCGACGTAGGCATGTACCCGGTGGACGAAGCCGTTTATTACAGCGCGGCGTCGCCGATCAAGATTTTTGAATACACGGCCGCTGGCAAACCCGTGGTGGTGCCCCGCATCACCGAGGCGGAACGGCTCGGCTTCAGCAACCTCGTCTTCGCGGCGCCGGAAGCGGAAGCCTATGGCGATGGCATCGTCCGCGCCTTCAGCCATCCTCAGACCCATGTCCCCCAGATCGACAACTTCGACTGGAATTATCTGGCCGACCAGCTGGACCAGTTCCTCCATGAACTGGTCGGCGAACCGTCCCATGCGCGTACGGCCCCGGCCGTGCCGGCGTGACCCGTTACCCCAGCCAAGCACTGCTATGAAAGCGAGCGATGTGATCGCCGAACCCGCGAACCACGACATCCTGCGGACCTCCGCGGACCCGAACAACCCGTTTCCCCTCCGCGCCTTCTTCGGGCATCATAAATGCGCTTCCGGATGGATCGACAACATCCTCCGGGAATTCTGCCTACACATGGGGCTGAAGTTCAAGATCGTCCACCAGCCGTACTCCTTCGAGCAGTACGGCACACTGGGCAAACTCGTCGACGCCGAACACATCCAGTTCCTCGCGTACATCAACACGACGACAAAATACACGCCGGACCTGAAGGTCTACCGCGGCTTCCACGTCGTCCGCGACCCGCGCGACATCGTCGTCTCCGCCTACTACTCGCACCTGCACAGCCTCGAGGCGCCGACGTGGGATGAACTCAGCGTGCTCCGCGAGAAGCTGAAAGGGCTGAACAAGGAGGAGGGGCTCGTATTCGAACTCGAGTACCTCGGGCAGCAATTCAAGGAAATGTCCGAGTGGAACTACAACCAGGAGCACATCCTCGAAGTACGGATGGAGGACCTGAGCGCCGAGCCGTTTAACGTCTTCCGTCAGATCCTGGTGTTCCTCGAGATGTTCGACTACGAAACCCGCACCGGCCTCGCCAAGAGCGCCCACGCGCTCCGCCTCAGCATGAACCGGCTGAACTACAAAGGCCGGCGACACATGCCGGGTAACCTGCCCATGTTCCCGGTGCCCAAACGCCCGGTCTACACCCTGCCACAGGAAGCCCTGGAATCGATCGCCGACCGGCTCAGCTTCGCGAAGCTCGCCGGCGGGCGCAAAAACGGCCAGGAAAACGTCAAGAGCCACTACCGAAAAGGCGTCCACGGCGACTGGAAAAACCACTTCAACGCCGAGCACACCGCCTACTTCAAAGCACACTACAACGACCTGCTCGTGTATCTCGGGTACGAGGATGGAAACGACTGGTAGGAAAAGGCAACATGTAAAAGGTAAAAGGTAAAAGGTAAAAGGTAAAAAGGTAAAAAGGTAAAAGGGTAAAAAGGTAAAAGGGTATGTGAGGGGTTTGCATTCAAGAGTCGCGAAGCGAAACACCATCTAGCCCAGCATCTTTATACGGGGATCACGTGACGACGCGGCGTACGTGACGGGGCACGAGAGGTATCCCCAGCATCGAAACAACCCATACGAGTACGAAGCCCTTCGCAGTTATGCGGAGGGCATTTTTTTTGTTTTTTTGCTTCTCGGATGAGCCCTGTCGTCGGTAAACGGTGCGATAAGGATGAGGGACGCGTTCCAGGTTTTGGATTTGGGAGTTGCCACCCGGAACCCTTAACTCGCCACCCCTTCTTGGTTTCCTTGAGTGAAATGCTTACTTACGGAGACCCGACCCATCAGCCCACCTTCCCATGCGTAGTGTCGACCCCACCCTCGAACGCGAAGCGCTTGAGCGTTTCCGCGAGCAGCATCCCGATTTCCAGGCGGTCCGCCAGATCGCGCAAATCACCGAAGACGCCTTCGTGGCGCGGTTCGCCGAGACGGCCTTCGGGTGCGACCCGCTGCTTGCGCGCCGGGTGCATCAAACGGCGGTGGCCATCCTCGAACGCGCCACCCTCATCTGGGCCAACCTGAAGGACGCCGCCTCGCCGCATCTCCGGCAGACGCTTTTCAACAACATCCCGCCGGCGTTCCTGGATCACCTGCAGGAG
Proteins encoded:
- a CDS encoding TolC family protein; protein product: MIALLLALWAIAPADTIRLDTCYRLAEAHHPRRQEFALHDEIAALRLDNLDARFLPTLSLQSQATYQSAIPSFPITLPGASGPTISHDQYRVSLSVDQLVYDGGVVRRQQALERLQRDAAQQEVAVDLYRVRDQVNVAYFGALAAETRLASLQTFAEDLASRHRRLEAQVRAGLVTPGNADVMAVERLRVDQQVAEAESASKTALAVLSELIGQPADGPLAWPEAPDAAFENQRARPEYAAFALQTDLLASQQALAGLKTRPRVVSFAEAAYGRPAGLDLFDDRFQPFYSFGLRVQWGFWDWRVSQRDREALTLQQDVVAAREEVFTRQLDLAAVEHGQAIERLEALLVQDEEIIMLRARITEAAASQLDNGVLTATDFLIERNAEQQARLTRDLHALQLLKSRIDYATALATGE
- a CDS encoding TetR/AcrR family transcriptional regulator; the encoded protein is MDNPQETEARVLAAATAEFHEKGFSGARMQEIARRAGLNQSLLHYYYRTKDRLFEAVFSRAVRHVMVPVLEVLGSPLPLREKVERFVHTYIDQVLVNPHVPGFVVEELRRNPDRLRTFMSGHTNGLFAILAAQIEEAVAAGQIRPIAPAHFVANLMALCVFPFVARPMVQTVTGMDDTAYHAFLQQRKEVVVRFFLDALTP
- a CDS encoding pectate lyase, with the translated sequence MNRHNGSIDAALDVAAQQQPMTVRAEQGVRKQGPVTHQRMIDWLIGAPVRNTDPSTKRFGSFNHGVHEKTGRVPGQYTEITGYGVSVLAHLYRWRGEQRYLDAAREAARFLMRIQLPSGAYPHCPDPEGSCAEGEQYTFDTSMCTMGMMDLYRADPDEAYLDSARRAGKWLLSMQRPDGAFLAKFIPKTGAANTGNFFGDGSCIHVKNAMPLLKIADVTGEQEFIEAARRVCDYTLGLQASDGLFWAMPTRDFVFTHAHCYACEGFLSAGAYTGDDRYTQAALKGIRWLQQNQNGDGSVYQVYADRRGMKHQVRRAVDAFKAADATSQTARLTHLAGAGFEANHRRAISFIESQMWSPSGGLYYTKGRFRTNKMMFAWPAMFAIEAFEFPRNEVSAKDLF
- the wecB gene encoding UDP-N-acetylglucosamine 2-epimerase (non-hydrolyzing) encodes the protein MEQKRIKVVVMFGTRPEAIKMAPLIPELARHPHIFEPIVVSTGQHREMLAQVLSLFEITPHHDLDVMVPNQTLAGLTSRLIHKLDALFTEIKPDVVLVHGDTTTALAGGLAAYYHQIPIGHVEAGLRTYDKYSPFPEEMNRHLVDTLATFHFAPTQTSADHLHSEGVPDTYIRITGNTVIDALQTVVKKPCTLPIELDWANRRMILVTAHRRESFGEPLENICQALRDITEKYPDVEIVYPVHYNPNVRRTVYAKLEGVPRIHLIDPLDYLEFSHMMAKSYLILTDSGGIQEEAPALGVPVLVLRDVTERPEAVEAGTVRVVGTDTATIVAHVDDLMRPAAHRAMSQAINPYGDGLASSRIVSILKEAFAHEPALDPTQPV
- a CDS encoding glycosyltransferase family 4 protein: MNLLWIPHSPSEPGAHRRDQYFIRILRERHKIYTLTWQTWKGGDRFKAVLAGLRFYPLTIDGLDAFHVRRIPDFLRPFRKHYKNVGINQHFFHQDIRRIVRECNIDMVIAGPTSFMTGYPPFDLDVPLVFDYLDCADWEAKPDHPEKVYMRESDAILCVSSIAKERAEQFNKPSLYLPNGADIQRMRSAKGDAVRAKYGLENANVVSLIGLTCSPRLYFLESVLHAKKQMPNLKCMLVGHSPAIEAALAKIPNAADTFIFTGPVPYAEIASYFAATDVGMYPVDEAVYYSAASPIKIFEYTAAGKPVVVPRITEAERLGFSNLVFAAPEAEAYGDGIVRAFSHPQTHVPQIDNFDWNYLADQLDQFLHELVGEPSHARTAPAVPA
- a CDS encoding sulfotransferase domain-containing protein yields the protein MKASDVIAEPANHDILRTSADPNNPFPLRAFFGHHKCASGWIDNILREFCLHMGLKFKIVHQPYSFEQYGTLGKLVDAEHIQFLAYINTTTKYTPDLKVYRGFHVVRDPRDIVVSAYYSHLHSLEAPTWDELSVLREKLKGLNKEEGLVFELEYLGQQFKEMSEWNYNQEHILEVRMEDLSAEPFNVFRQILVFLEMFDYETRTGLAKSAHALRLSMNRLNYKGRRHMPGNLPMFPVPKRPVYTLPQEALESIADRLSFAKLAGGRKNGQENVKSHYRKGVHGDWKNHFNAEHTAYFKAHYNDLLVYLGYEDGNDW